The candidate division WOR-3 bacterium DNA segment GAATGTTTTTTATGGCGATACCGCTCTCGGTAGGAGAATTATTTCAATCATTGAAGAGAAAGATCTTATCGGGAAGTACGGTGATGATGGAGCAATATTCTTGTACTTACTCGGGTGCAGCCTGCCCCGAATTTACGGCGAAGCGAGTATTCCGATACTCCTCGGGTTCTGTCGTGATGAAAGACTGCCCGAAGAAGTGAGGATAGAATACTGTGTTTCAGCCGCTGAATTTCATAACAGAGAAAGTTTTGAAAAGATACTGGAAGTTGCCGGTACTTTTACCGATACCGCTGCTTTTATCCGCATACTTTGTACAACCGGGGATGAACGTGCTCTGCCTCAGATACTTCCCTGCCTCGAATCATACGAGAAAGAGATCGCGTACGGTCTGCAGTATATCCCGTCGCCTGTTTCAATACAGACGCTTATCAAGATACTGGAACATCAGATTGCAATCGGTGCTGAGTGTACGGGTTCCTGGTCCGGTACGGCGTATGACTGTGCAATATTATCTCTGGGCGTGATCGGAGACGAGAGTGCGATTCCGGTGTTGAAAAAGGCACTCAGGGATTCAACTCAGGTGGAGGCACGCCGATTGGCGGCCTGGTCTTTATGGATGCTTGAAGACAAGAGTGGTATTCCGGTAATGGTTAAAGATAGGCAATTTTATGATTTGAGAATTATGGCTGATCCGATTTCAGTTCCGTATCTCATTCCATTGCTTGATTCTGATGATGAAGGGGCACGTCTGTCAGCAGTGCGGGTACTGGAAAAGGTCGGCACCCAGGATGCCGTGGATGCTCTCAGCGAAAGATATCTTCTTTCAGAAGAGACCGAAGCCGTAAAGGATAATATCGCCGTCGCCCTGGTGCATCTGGGGGTGGAAAAAGGTGTACAGCGTATCGCAGCGCTCATCAATGATAAGACCAGAAAAGATAGATTTCTTTTGTTATGGCGGATTTTCAGTTCGCCGCTCAACACGGGCAGTGATGAGATTTTAAAACCTGCTTTATACAAACTGCTCCTTGATGATGATAAACCGATTTTCCAAATACGCGCTGCATGGGCGCTCGCCGCCATGGGTGATACTGCCGGCGCGTCGGTGTTCGGTGAGCCGATCTCCAAAGCCGTTATAAGATGGTTTCCTTCTATGCCGGAATTTTGTAAACGTGCCGCAAAATATTTTCGCCCTTCGGTAAATGAACTTCTGGAAATAGTTCAGGAATCTACAGGGGATGAAGAGACCGTTATTGAAAGGGTTGAGGTGATTCCTGAATTATTCTCTTATAATGCCCTTCCTTTACTGGAAACCGGTATTGAAAGTCTGAAGGTTGTACCTCGGGCTAAAACGGTCTATTCTCTTGTGCTGGCTCTTCTCTGTCAGTCTGCAGAAGAGTATGAAAAAGAGGCGGCGTTTGCGGCGATCGCCCTGGAGACCGCCCGTAATATCGGTGATTATCCCCTTGTTCTTGAAGCACTATGGTTGCTTGCCGACGCCGCGATTTATAGTGCTGATTATGAGACGGCGGATAAAGTTCTTGAGGAAGCAATAGAGATCTGCAGCCATTTGACCGATGAGGAGAGAAACAGGTGCCGGCAGAGATTCCCGGATGCATATACATATTATCTGCTTGGCGAACTTAACTTGAGAAGGAAGAAATTTAAGGAAGCACTTAAGAATTTCACTGCTGCGCGTAAAGAATTGAATTACCGTGTGTCAACAAAGCTGATTGAGTTTATTTCCCAGAGAGAACCACGGGACCGTTTAAAGGCAATGGTGGCTTCAGGTCTTGGTGTTGCACATACTGAATTAGGGAAGGCATCTTTTAAAGAGGCAGTTGATGGATTTGATAAGGTCGGAGTTACAAATATCAGAGAACAGGAGAGTCGGGATCGGGCATATTATGGTTTGATTCGTGCGGCGGTTGCAGACGGCGATTATGAAAAAGCCCAGGAATTGACCGAAAAACTTATTCTTATCAAACTGAAGGAAGATTTTGAGAAGCTGGAGATCAATCCGGTCAATCCTCAGCGTAAAAAAGAGCTGGAAGAGCTGAGACGGAGAAAGAAAGAGATTGATGAGATGAAACGGCAGATGGAGAAGGCGGAAAAAGCGCCCCTTGATCCGGCTCTTCAGAACAAGGCGCGTGAGTTTAAAAAGTATATTCATAAATTAAAGAATGATAATCCCAAGTTATTTGCGATCGTCAATTCAGAACCTTCAAATCTCAAAGAACTGCAGGACATCGGCCTTATTTCTGATAATATGGCTATTCTTCAGTATCTGATGGCTGATGAAGAACTTTATATTTTTATTGTAAAGAGTTATGATCTGTTCATCAGACGGGTTGTGGTCGGTAAGAAGAAGCTTGCGGGATTGATTGACGGTTATCGGACCCTTATAAAAAATTTCTGTTCTGAGGAGGAGCTGGTTGAATACAGCGATGCACTCTACAAATATCTTCTTGAACCGCTGGAAACTGACCTGGCCGACGTTGAAATCATCGGGGTAATTCCGAATCAGCATCTCTATTACCTACCGTTCGCCGCCCTCAGGAAAAAGGGTGATAAACTTTGCTTCGGTGAAAAATATCAGGTGTTCTACATAAATTCCACCACTCTCTTCGGTATTATAGCTAAAGAGCAGGGCTGTGATATAGCGACCGCACCCCTGGTCGCTTTTGCAAATGCAGACGGCACTCTGGCAGAAGCCGAAGAAGAGATTAAGTCGATCTCGGTATTATACAGTGAGGTCGATTCATTTTACCGCGGAAGTGCTGAAAAGAATAGGGTTTTCAGGCTTTCGGGTTGTCAGATACTGCAGTTTGCGACCCATGGTAAGTCGATTCCCTATGCACCGACTTCTTCTTATCTGGTATTGGCTCCCAGAGGTGAAGAAGGGCATTTAAGGGTCGAAGAGATCTGGGGTCTGGATTTGAAGGACTGCCCTCTGGTGGTACTGTCGGCGTGTGAGACAGCCGAAGGTAAGTTG contains these protein-coding regions:
- a CDS encoding CHAT domain-containing protein, with the protein product MVYKEHFQQRNRKLQKYRRLEKSFFVILLLFLFSFSGYLFGGETAAVYNSMDRLSYWLGRAQVDTVESISDSIIAVLDKLSARERPEALKLILKYTEEGAHFLDYDCVWDIGWFIKENVFYGDTALGRRIISIIEEKDLIGKYGDDGAIFLYLLGCSLPRIYGEASIPILLGFCRDERLPEEVRIEYCVSAAEFHNRESFEKILEVAGTFTDTAAFIRILCTTGDERALPQILPCLESYEKEIAYGLQYIPSPVSIQTLIKILEHQIAIGAECTGSWSGTAYDCAILSLGVIGDESAIPVLKKALRDSTQVEARRLAAWSLWMLEDKSGIPVMVKDRQFYDLRIMADPISVPYLIPLLDSDDEGARLSAVRVLEKVGTQDAVDALSERYLLSEETEAVKDNIAVALVHLGVEKGVQRIAALINDKTRKDRFLLLWRIFSSPLNTGSDEILKPALYKLLLDDDKPIFQIRAAWALAAMGDTAGASVFGEPISKAVIRWFPSMPEFCKRAAKYFRPSVNELLEIVQESTGDEETVIERVEVIPELFSYNALPLLETGIESLKVVPRAKTVYSLVLALLCQSAEEYEKEAAFAAIALETARNIGDYPLVLEALWLLADAAIYSADYETADKVLEEAIEICSHLTDEERNRCRQRFPDAYTYYLLGELNLRRKKFKEALKNFTAARKELNYRVSTKLIEFISQREPRDRLKAMVASGLGVAHTELGKASFKEAVDGFDKVGVTNIREQESRDRAYYGLIRAAVADGDYEKAQELTEKLILIKLKEDFEKLEINPVNPQRKKELEELRRRKKEIDEMKRQMEKAEKAPLDPALQNKAREFKKYIHKLKNDNPKLFAIVNSEPSNLKELQDIGLISDNMAILQYLMADEELYIFIVKSYDLFIRRVVVGKKKLAGLIDGYRTLIKNFCSEEELVEYSDALYKYLLEPLETDLADVEIIGVIPNQHLYYLPFAALRKKGDKLCFGEKYQVFYINSTTLFGIIAKEQGCDIATAPLVAFANADGTLAEAEEEIKSISVLYSEVDSFYRGSAEKNRVFRLSGCQILQFATHGKSIPYAPTSSYLVLAPRGEEGHLRVEEIWGLDLKDCPLVVLSACETAEGKLIAGDEVVSLAFGFIYAGSASCLATLWEVASQATAEFMEEFHKNLKTGKSRVQSLQTAQVKIKGKYSSPFYWAPFVLIGDWR